In Vigna unguiculata cultivar IT97K-499-35 chromosome 3, ASM411807v1, whole genome shotgun sequence, a single genomic region encodes these proteins:
- the LOC114179143 gene encoding calmodulin-lysine N-methyltransferase has protein sequence MDNTANVRASSLRWKILRRALLSRSSPPDSEEQSQIIIKRISRRTSHGFNLIPSHVIDDERDSNKRDGSSTRDARVCYTLLIPDAPQLFLTQRVDSRADLGDFEICNRYNIDNTGLVCNWPSEDVLAHYCLSHADIFRSKKVIELGSGYGLAGFVIAAATGASEVVITDGNPQVVDYTQRNIEANSGAFGDTVVKSMTLHWNQEDITNLADTFDIIIASDCTFFKDFHRDLARIVKHLLSKAGSSEAIFLSPKRGNSLDLFLEVAKENGLRFSVTENYDQEVWKRHEGFLSEDRDSWPSYEKGHSYPLLIRITL, from the exons ATGGACAACACAGCGAACGTCAGAGCTTCTTCTTTGAGATGGAAAATTCTTCGCCGCGCGCTTCTCTCACGCTCCTCTCCGCCAGACTCAG AAGAACAAtctcaaattattattaagCGCATTTCGAGAAGGACCAGCCATGGATTCAACTTGATACCCTCGCATGTAATCGACGACGAACGTGACTCGAACAAACGCGACGGTTCTTCTACCAGAGATGCTCGCGTTTGTTACACTTTACTCATCCCTGACGCTCCTCAACTCTTTCTGAC ACAAAGAGTGGACAGCCGTGCTGACCTTGGTGATTTTGAAATATGCAACAGATACAACATTGACAATACTGGGCTTGTTT GTAATTGGCCTTCGGAAGATGTTCTTGCTCACTATTGCTTGTCACATGCAGATATATTCAG GTCTAAAAAGGTTATTGAGCTTGGTTCTGGCTATGGCTTGGCTGGATTTGTTATTGCAGCTGCTACAGGGGCATCCGAGGTTGTAATCACAGATGGAAATCCACAAGTAGTTGATT ATACTCAGCGTAATATTGAAGCCAACTCTGGAGCATTTGGGGATACAGTTGTGAAGTCTATGACTCTTCACTGGAATCAggaggatattactaatttagcGGACACGTTTGATATTATCATTGCGAGTGATTG CACTTTCTTTAAGGATTTCCACAGAGACCTTGCTCGTATTGTCAAACATTTATTATCAAAAGCAGGATCTTCTGAGGCCATATTTTTAAGTCCAAAAAGAGGCAACTCGTTGGACCTGTTCTTGGAGGTGGCCAAGGAAAATGGCTTACGTTTCAGTGTAACGGAGAACTATGACCAAGAAGTCTGGAAACGTCATGAGGGATTCTTGAGTGAAGACAGGGACTCTTGGCCCAGTTATGAGAAAGGTCACAGCTATCCACTCTTAATCAGAATTACCCTTTGa
- the LOC114176961 gene encoding thaumatin-like protein 1, translating into MYPFSHSSHQSIVFLLIHAFIGVAVSATTFTFVNKCDHTVWPGILGKPDLGTSGFELKRGSTRTFDAPPGWSGRFWGRTGCQFDDSGHGTCVTGDCGSGEVLCNGNGATPPATLAEFTLGSGSPDYYDVSLVDGYNLPMMVESSGGSGSCATTGCGADLNRRCPAELRVEGGDACQSACRAFGKPEFCCSGAFDSPAACAPSMYSEIFKNACPKSYSYAFDDATSTFTCTGADYTVTFCPSSSPSLKSLMESGPGSSVEQAAVATTSWIANLATGDSTITTPFSPSNSAFFLSVTFILSYLVS; encoded by the exons ATGTATCCCTTCTCACATTCATCTCATCAATCCATCGTATTCCTACTTATCCATGCTTTCATAG GGGTGGCAGTTTCAGCGACAACATTCACATTCGTCAACAAGTGCGACCATACAGTGTGGCCAGGGATTCTAGGAAAGCCAGACCTCGGAACATCAGGTTTCGAGCTCAAAAGGGGAAGCACGCGCACCTTCGACGCGCCACCGGGTTGGTCGGGGCGTTTCTGGGGCAGAACCGGTTGCCAGTTCGACGACTCGGGCCACGGAACCTGCGTCACCGGCGACTGCGGCTCCGGTGAGGTACTCTGCAACGGCAACGGCGCCACGCCGCCGGCCACACTCGCCGAGTTCACGCTCGGGTCCGGGTCTCCGGACTACTACGACGTGAGCCTCGTCGACGGCTACAACCTCCCGATGATGGTGGAATCCAGCGGCGGCTCCGGCTCGTGCGCCACCACCGGTTGCGGGGCGGACCTGAACCGACGGTGCCCAGCGGAGCTGAGGGTGGAAGGCGGCGACGCGTGCCAGAGCGCGTGTCGCGCGTTCGGGAAACCGGAGTTTTGCTGCAGCGGCGCGTTTGATTCACCGGCGGCGTGCGCGCCTTCGATGTACTCGGAGATTTTTAAGAACGCGTGCCCGAAATCTTATAGCTACGCGTTTGATGATGCTACCAGCACTTTTACGTGCACCGGCGCGGATTACACTGTGACATTTTGTCCCTCTTCTTCTCCAAG TTTGAAGTCTTTGATGGAATCGGGGCCAGGATCATCAGTGGAACAGGCAGCAGTAGCTACTACTTCATGGATAGCGAATTTGGCTACAGGGGACTCCACCATAACCACACCATTTTCACCTTCCAACTctgcattttttctttctgtcaCTTTCATTCTTTCCTATTTAGTCTCATag